The Treponema sp. OMZ 790 genome includes the window CCGTCACGCTTTGCGCGGCCTGTTTTATTTTTTATTTCACGCAAATCATGACCATAACTTATACGTGCATAAATACTTCGCATTTTGATCGGATACAGTATTATTTCAAACCCGCCGGAATACCAACCGTATTTTGGATTGTAATAGGTATTTGTTGCTTTGTCATGAACCAAAGCTATATCCACAAACGGAGATATGTGCATCTCAAACCCGAAAAAACGAGTCCATGAAACGCCCGTAATTTCTTCCCATTTAAAAACTCCGATTTTTATCGGTAAATCAAAATTAAAATTTATGGCAGTATCGGTTGGAATTCTATTGTTTAAAATACCGCGCAAAACTTTACCGCTTTTTTCTGAAGTCTTATTGAATAAGTTATAATAAAAATCAAACCTTCCATATAGTCCTATCCTATCCAAAAAGGAATAAAATCCGGCAGATTCCAATTCAAAAGAAACTTCCACATTACCTTTACGGTACGTGTTATATTTATAATCATTGTTAAATTTTAAATTAAAGCCCTGTCTAAAATTGTTTACCCAGTTTACTTTTCCCATTCCAAAACTATGCGACCAAAGAATATTAAGTCCCTTGTGTTCATCATCAGTCATTTTTTTGAATTTCCAGTCACCCTTTATACCGAAATATGGCGACCATGTAATTGTTCCTATCACGGGATTTTTATATATGTCAAAAACAAGAGATGTATAAAATCCGTTTGTAAGATAATAATCTTTTTTGTACGGTGAGGCTGAAACATTTACACCTTGCATAGTACCGGCATTTAAGGTAAGCCAATCAAATCCGAATTTATAAGAAGTACTCAATCCTGTTTCAAAATCAAATCCGAAATTTTTATCTTGATCTATTTTGAATTCTACATTTGTACTCCAAAAAAGTTTAACAGGATTAATATGGAACGGAAGTGTAAAACGGGATCCTAATGCAAAAGAAGACTTTTCATTGTTGTTTCTATTATATATTAAATCCATTGTGAGCGGTTCAAGAGAACCTAAAAAATTAAAATCTTTTAATTTAAGTTTAAACTCAAGACCGCTGTTTGAATCAAAACTGGGATAAGGGAGAGCTATAATATTCCATGTATCTTGGATAGATATTTTAAGTTTTACGGGAACAATATTATTTTGAGCTTGTAAAAAATCAAAAGTAATTTCATGGCTTTCGATTGTCCTTATATTATTGAATTCGGAATTAAGGCCTGCAATATATGCATCGAATTCTTCCCGTGAAGTAAACATTCTGTTTTTATCTATAGGCACTTTAGCCGACAAAGGCCCAACTTTAGTAAAACCTTTTATGCTGTATTCGACACTTTCAATCTTATAAGCCGTACCGTCCGGCAACAAAGAAACATCGGATTTTTCTTCCGTGTTTTGTGAGTAAAGACCAATTACAAAAAGACAGCATAATACAGCCGTTAAAAAAAATCGTTTGTGCATTTTATTCCACCATGATTGCTATTTTATTTATTTTTTTAATTTGGAATCGTCGTCAATTATTTTTTGCACATTTGATTCCATGTAAGATTTTACTGAATCAGCTATTTCCTTATCATAAAGCGAAAAAATTCTTGCTGCAAGGAGAGCGGCATTTTTAGGCTCCAAAACAAGAGCAGGAGAAATACCCGACGGCATTCTGAGTGAAGAGTAAATATCAGCTCCTGCGAAACTATCTGAGGGAGGAGGACAAGCAATTGTCGGCCCCTTTACAAAACCGTCTACAAAACCCGAAAGAGCATTACTCCTTCCTGCAATTGTGATATAGAGTTTCGGCCTATCGAGAGCCTCGTATTCTTTTAACATAGAAACAACATGCTCCGCCGTTTTATGAGCCGAACCTATTCTGATGGCATATTCAATTCCAAAGGTCTTTAACTCTGAAGCTATCTTTTCCGCATGCCCCATATCCGAGGATGAGCCCATAAGAATTATTACAAGAGGTTTCACATCAGACCTGCCTTTTTTAAGTTTTTTGCTATGCGCTCTTCGGCAGGATATTCTCCCGGAACAAATTTTGATTTTGTCAATTTTTCGTAGGCCGTAATATAAAGCTGAATAGCAGCATTCCAGACGTCTTCATCGAGTTCGGGGATTTCTCCGTCACCGCGATAGCCTTTTTCGGCATAAGCCATTCTTACAAATTCTTTGTCAAAGTTTTCAGGCTCTTTTCCTTCTTTTAATCTTTGCTCATAAGTGTCGAGCTTCCAGTAACGTGAAGAATCCGGGGTATGAACCTCATCTATCAAAAGAATGTTATTATCCTTATCTACGCCGAATTCGTATTTTGTATCAACCAAAATTAAGCCTGCTTCTTTTGCGCTTTTTTGACCTCGCTCAAAAAGGGCAAGAGCCGCTTTTTGCACAAAGTCCCACTGTTCTTTTGATAGATAGCCTTGCGAAACTACCTCATCGCAGGTAAGCCTCTCATCGTGGCCTGTGGGGCCGCCTTTTGTCGTAGGAGTTATGATAGGTTTGGGCAGGGCCTGATTTTTTGTCAAGCCTTCAGGAAAATCATACCCGTAAATATTTCTTTCACCTAAAGAGTATCTGTACCATAGAGCTGTTGAAGTTACACCCGTAATATACCCTCGAACTATTACCTCTATCGGAAGAGGTTTTACTTCCGTTACGAGAATGCAGTTAGGATCGGGACAAGAAATTATATGATTTTTGATTATATCCTTGGTGTTCTCAAACCACCAAAGAGAAA containing:
- the purE gene encoding phosphoribosylaminoimidazole carboxylase; translated protein: MKPLVIILMGSSSDMGHAEKIASELKTFGIEYAIRIGSAHKTAEHVVSMLKEYEALDRPKLYITIAGRSNALSGFVDGFVKGPTIACPPPSDSFAGADIYSSLRMPSGISPALVLEPKNAALLAARIFSLYDKEIADSVKSYMESNVQKIIDDDSKLKK
- a CDS encoding phosphoribosylaminoimidazolesuccinocarboxamide synthase, with amino-acid sequence MISRNAAFRESNLPLPSKQTGKVRDWYSPEAGKRLIVTTDRISAFDRVLTALPYKGQVLNQLSLWWFENTKDIIKNHIISCPDPNCILVTEVKPLPIEVIVRGYITGVTSTALWYRYSLGERNIYGYDFPEGLTKNQALPKPIITPTTKGGPTGHDERLTCDEVVSQGYLSKEQWDFVQKAALALFERGQKSAKEAGLILVDTKYEFGVDKDNNILLIDEVHTPDSSRYWKLDTYEQRLKEGKEPENFDKEFVRMAYAEKGYRGDGEIPELDEDVWNAAIQLYITAYEKLTKSKFVPGEYPAEERIAKNLKKAGLM